One part of the Nitrosophilus kaiyonis genome encodes these proteins:
- the speA gene encoding biosynthetic arginine decarboxylase, giving the protein MFDYGIKIWSNNNFFIEDGVVKVNYKNKPSLLEITKKIRETGIRGPLLLRFPHLIKKQIDTLYKEFQRAMKTFNYEGGFNAVFPLKVNQFPNFISSLVDIAKEYNYGLEAGSKAELIIAMAYNNKNAPITVNGFKDKGMISLGFIAAKMGFNITLTIEGLNELETILEVSKELGEPIPNIGLRIRLHSSGIGIWAKSGGINSKFGLTSTELLEAVELLKENSLLDRFKMIHFHIGSQISEIGPVKRALREAGNIYAELRKMGAKNLTAINLGGGLAVEYSQHENLHTRNYTITEFTNDVVFLLKEIAEQKGVVQPDIFTESGRFIAAPHAVLIAPVLELFSQEYTERGLKLKKNNPPLVQELYDLYKTINRKNAIEYLHDSLDHMESLLTLFDLGYIDLQDRSNTEILVHLIIKKAIELTKKSNYQELKRIQDRVQERYLLNFSLFQSLPDFWGLKQRFPVMPLNMLNIQPTRSASLWDITCDSDGEIDFNIDYPLFLHDIDLKKEEYFLAFFLVGAYQEILGMKHNLFTHPTEVTVEFDDNGYSLENIVEAQSILDILYDMDYDLNELQSNLKTNLANSELIESEEKEKIFELLALILNENSYLKMTPKKENNE; this is encoded by the coding sequence ATGTTTGATTATGGAATAAAAATATGGTCAAACAATAACTTTTTCATTGAAGATGGTGTTGTTAAAGTAAATTATAAAAATAAGCCATCTTTACTTGAAATTACAAAAAAAATAAGAGAAACTGGTATCAGAGGGCCTCTTCTTTTAAGATTTCCTCACTTAATAAAAAAGCAGATTGATACTTTATATAAAGAGTTTCAAAGAGCTATGAAAACCTTCAATTATGAAGGTGGATTTAATGCTGTTTTTCCTCTTAAAGTTAATCAGTTTCCAAATTTTATATCATCTTTAGTAGATATTGCAAAAGAGTACAATTATGGACTTGAAGCTGGAAGTAAAGCTGAGCTCATTATTGCTATGGCATACAATAATAAAAATGCACCTATAACTGTTAATGGTTTTAAAGATAAAGGAATGATAAGCCTTGGCTTTATAGCTGCTAAAATGGGTTTTAATATAACTTTAACTATTGAGGGTTTAAATGAGTTAGAAACTATATTGGAAGTTTCTAAAGAGCTTGGTGAACCTATCCCAAATATTGGCCTTAGAATTAGACTTCATAGCTCAGGTATTGGAATATGGGCAAAAAGTGGAGGAATAAATTCTAAATTTGGTCTTACATCCACTGAACTGCTTGAAGCAGTTGAACTTTTAAAAGAAAACAGTCTATTAGATAGATTTAAAATGATACATTTTCATATTGGAAGCCAGATTAGTGAAATTGGCCCTGTTAAAAGAGCTTTAAGAGAGGCTGGCAATATTTATGCTGAACTTAGAAAAATGGGGGCAAAAAATCTAACTGCTATAAACCTTGGCGGAGGTTTAGCGGTTGAATATTCTCAACATGAAAATCTTCATACAAGAAATTATACAATTACAGAATTTACAAATGATGTTGTCTTTTTATTAAAAGAGATTGCAGAACAAAAAGGGGTTGTACAGCCAGATATTTTTACAGAATCTGGCAGATTTATAGCTGCGCCTCATGCAGTTTTAATAGCACCAGTTTTAGAACTCTTTAGCCAAGAATATACTGAGCGCGGATTAAAACTTAAAAAAAATAATCCTCCCCTTGTTCAAGAACTATATGATCTTTACAAAACAATAAATAGAAAAAATGCAATAGAGTATCTTCATGATAGTTTAGATCATATGGAATCACTGCTTACTCTTTTTGATCTTGGATATATTGATCTTCAAGATAGAAGCAACACTGAAATATTGGTTCATTTAATAATCAAAAAAGCGATTGAACTAACAAAAAAATCAAATTATCAAGAGCTAAAAAGAATTCAAGATAGAGTGCAAGAGAGATATCTTTTAAATTTTTCTCTTTTTCAAAGTTTACCTGATTTTTGGGGTTTAAAACAAAGATTTCCAGTTATGCCATTAAATATGCTAAATATTCAACCTACAAGAAGTGCATCTTTATGGGATATTACTTGTGATAGTGATGGAGAGATAGATTTTAATATAGATTATCCTCTATTTTTACATGATATTGATTTGAAAAAAGAAGAATATTTTCTTGCTTTTTTTCTTGTGGGAGCTTACCAAGAAATTTTAGGAATGAAACATAATCTTTTTACCCATCCTACAGAAGTTACTGTAGAGTTTGATGATAATGGATATAGTCTTGAAAACATTGTTGAAGCCCAAAGTATATTAGATATTTTATATGATATGGATTATGATTTAAATGAACTTCAAAGCAATCTAAAAACAAATCTTGCAAATTCAGAACTAATTGAGAGTGAAGAAAAAGAGAAAATTTTCGAATTATTAGCACTTATTTTAAATGAAAATAGTTATCTTAAAATGACACCTAAAAAGGAAAACAATGAATAA
- the cysE gene encoding serine O-acetyltransferase yields the protein MNKISLWEIIKEDFSIAFQRDPAIRSKFELLTNYPGVWAIFWYRIANRLYKKGFKLLARILMGINQIFTGIDIHPAATIGRRVFIDHGIGVVIGETTIIEDDVLIYQQVTLGGVSLEKGKRHPTIKSGTVIGAGAKVLGNITLGKNVRIGANSVVVKDVPDDSTAVGIPARIIKKGLDKSMLSHNKLPDIDKEMFEYLIKRVAILEHALLTGNKNILKEEEELEHIYEAFIKSMKS from the coding sequence ATGAATAAAATCTCTTTATGGGAGATCATTAAAGAGGATTTTTCTATTGCATTTCAAAGAGATCCTGCTATTAGATCTAAATTTGAATTATTAACTAACTATCCTGGTGTTTGGGCAATATTTTGGTATAGAATTGCAAATAGATTATATAAAAAAGGATTTAAACTTCTTGCAAGAATACTTATGGGAATAAATCAAATATTTACAGGTATTGATATACATCCAGCAGCTACTATTGGAAGAAGAGTATTTATAGATCATGGTATTGGAGTTGTTATTGGAGAAACAACAATTATTGAAGATGATGTTTTAATATATCAGCAAGTAACTTTGGGCGGAGTTAGTTTAGAAAAAGGGAAAAGACACCCTACTATAAAAAGTGGTACTGTTATAGGAGCTGGTGCAAAAGTTCTTGGAAATATAACTTTAGGCAAAAATGTGAGAATTGGGGCAAACTCTGTTGTTGTAAAAGATGTGCCAGATGACTCAACAGCAGTTGGAATTCCAGCTAGAATAATAAAAAAAGGTCTTGATAAATCGATGTTAAGTCACAATAAACTACCTGATATTGATAAAGAGATGTTTGAATACTTAATAAAAAGGGTGGCTATATTAGAGCATGCATTATTAACTGGTAACAAAAATATACTAAAAGAGGAAGAAGAGTTAGAACATATATATGAAGCCTTTATAAAATCTATGAAAAGTTAG